One genomic region from Rubinisphaera margarita encodes:
- a CDS encoding cold-shock protein, translated as MAEGTITRLTDKGFGFIATDSGKDIFFHMSNLEGCRYDDLQEGQQVSFEKGQGPKGPRAEHVRLI; from the coding sequence ATGGCTGAAGGCACGATTACACGGCTGACTGACAAGGGGTTCGGCTTCATTGCAACGGATTCCGGGAAGGATATTTTCTTCCACATGTCCAACTTGGAAGGGTGTCGTTACGATGACCTCCAGGAAGGTCAGCAAGTCTCTTTCGAAAAGGGACAGGGACCGAAAGGTCCACGAGCAGAGCATGTTCGCTTGATCTGA
- a CDS encoding 3'-5' exonuclease, translating into MADIGWLVFDVEAVADGDLIARLKYPELDLTGEDAIARFRAELMAEKGSDFIPYTYMLPISVAIAKVQTDFRLVDVVVLDDPEFRPSVITNLFWQGWRAYRRPTFVTFNGRGYDLPLMELSAYRYGLSLPDWFQVSGRSFEQPRNRYNSQSHLDLMDMMSNFGATRMAGGLNVLANIIGKPGKTGIDGSQVQDVYNAGGVRQINDYCTCDVLDTYFVFLRTRVLTGEVTLEQEQNCVAEAKATLESLREERPAFEHYLTHWGDWQPPA; encoded by the coding sequence ATGGCAGACATTGGCTGGCTGGTCTTCGACGTCGAAGCGGTGGCAGACGGCGACCTGATCGCTCGACTGAAGTACCCGGAACTCGACCTCACCGGCGAGGATGCAATCGCCCGCTTTCGAGCCGAGCTGATGGCCGAGAAAGGGAGCGATTTCATCCCCTACACCTATATGCTGCCAATCTCGGTCGCGATCGCCAAAGTGCAGACCGACTTCCGCCTGGTCGACGTCGTGGTGCTCGATGATCCGGAATTCCGTCCGTCGGTGATCACCAATCTTTTCTGGCAGGGCTGGCGAGCGTACCGGCGTCCGACGTTCGTCACCTTCAACGGACGTGGCTACGATCTGCCGTTGATGGAACTTTCAGCGTATCGGTACGGCTTGTCGCTGCCAGACTGGTTTCAGGTCTCGGGCCGGTCTTTCGAGCAACCTCGAAACCGGTACAACTCCCAGAGCCATCTTGATCTGATGGATATGATGTCGAACTTTGGCGCGACCCGCATGGCGGGTGGCCTGAATGTGCTGGCCAACATCATCGGTAAGCCGGGCAAGACCGGCATCGATGGCTCTCAGGTCCAGGACGTCTACAACGCCGGTGGGGTCCGTCAGATCAACGACTACTGCACCTGCGATGTGCTCGACACCTACTTCGTGTTCCTGCGGACGCGGGTGCTGACCGGCGAGGTCACACTGGAGCAGGAACAGAACTGCGTCGCCGAAGCCAAGGCCACGCTGGAGTCGCTGCGGGAAGAACGCCCCGCGTTCGAACACTATCTTACCCACTGGGGCGACTGGCAGCCGCCGGCCTAG
- a CDS encoding AAA family ATPase has translation MSSPGFTPEPINLDAQSKSKEAQAIKGLVNASARMREEIGKVIVGQHEVVEQLLIALLCRGHCLLVGVPGLAKTLLVSTVAQLLHLSFRRIQFTPDLMPSDITGTDILQDDIETGRKQFQFMPGPLFSHIVLADEINRTPPKTQAALLEAMQERHVTVGSSTYRLPAPFFVLATQNPIEQEGTYPLPEAQLDRFMFNTIVKYPTASEELEILMRTTADAPPKLNPILNDKQILALQDVVRKVPVAEHVFIYARDLARATRPTESEASQYVKDYLSWGAGPRAGQNLIMGAKARALLHGRYHATTEDVRAVAHPVLRHRIVTTFQADSEGITADSVISKLLKEVRMPLEKLSEKAVT, from the coding sequence ATGAGCAGCCCTGGATTTACTCCCGAACCGATCAACCTGGATGCCCAGAGCAAATCCAAGGAAGCCCAGGCCATTAAGGGGCTGGTTAATGCTTCGGCTCGGATGCGGGAAGAGATCGGCAAAGTCATCGTCGGTCAGCACGAAGTGGTCGAGCAGCTGCTGATCGCTTTGCTCTGCCGTGGACATTGCCTGCTGGTTGGCGTGCCAGGGTTGGCCAAGACGCTGCTCGTCAGCACGGTCGCTCAACTGCTGCACCTCTCCTTCCGCCGCATTCAGTTCACACCCGATCTGATGCCCTCTGATATTACCGGAACGGACATCCTTCAGGACGACATCGAAACGGGACGGAAGCAATTCCAGTTCATGCCGGGGCCGTTGTTCTCGCACATCGTACTGGCCGATGAAATCAACCGAACGCCCCCCAAGACACAGGCGGCTCTGCTGGAAGCCATGCAGGAGCGGCACGTCACGGTCGGTTCCAGCACGTACCGGCTGCCGGCTCCATTCTTTGTGCTTGCCACCCAGAACCCGATTGAGCAGGAAGGAACCTATCCGCTCCCCGAAGCCCAGCTCGACCGGTTCATGTTCAACACGATCGTGAAGTATCCGACCGCTTCGGAAGAACTCGAAATCCTGATGCGGACCACAGCCGATGCTCCACCGAAGTTGAATCCGATCCTCAATGACAAGCAGATCCTCGCTCTGCAGGATGTCGTCCGCAAAGTCCCGGTTGCCGAGCACGTTTTCATCTACGCCCGCGATCTGGCTCGTGCGACGCGGCCGACCGAGTCGGAAGCCTCACAGTACGTGAAAGACTACCTCAGCTGGGGAGCCGGCCCGCGGGCAGGGCAGAATCTGATTATGGGAGCCAAGGCCCGCGCGCTGCTGCACGGCCGCTACCACGCCACGACCGAAGATGTCCGGGCCGTCGCCCATCCGGTGCTCCGACATCGAATTGTGACCACCTTTCAGGCCGACAGCGAAGGCATCACGGCCGATTCGGTCATTTCAAAACTGCTGAAGGAAGTTCGCATGCCACTGGAAAAACTGTCGGAGAAAGCGGTGACGTAG
- the cysK gene encoding cysteine synthase A, translated as MPVFQDNSLTIGRTPLVRINRLAEGLDATVLAKVEGRNPAYSVKCRIGANMIWEAEKSGKLKPGMKVVEPTSGNTGIALAFVCAARGYELTLCMPDTMSMERRMMLRSFGANLLLTPGAEGMKGAINRATEISENPEYYMPQQFNNPANPDIHFKTTGPEIWEDTNGKVDIFVAGVGTGGTITGVARYLKKEKNHPVHTIAVEPTGSPVLSGGSPGKHKIQGIGAGFIPDNLDMSLVDEVVQVTDEEAFDTAPKIATMEGITCGISCGAAMAAALKVAARPESKGKTIVVVLPDSGERYLSTPMFDFTRE; from the coding sequence GTGCCCGTTTTCCAAGACAATTCGCTGACCATCGGCCGCACCCCTCTTGTTCGCATCAATCGCCTCGCCGAGGGACTCGATGCCACCGTTCTGGCGAAAGTTGAAGGTCGAAACCCGGCCTACAGCGTGAAGTGCCGCATCGGTGCCAACATGATCTGGGAAGCCGAGAAGTCGGGTAAGCTCAAGCCTGGCATGAAGGTGGTCGAACCGACCAGCGGCAACACGGGGATCGCCCTGGCCTTCGTCTGTGCCGCTCGCGGCTACGAGCTGACTCTCTGCATGCCGGACACCATGTCGATGGAACGCCGGATGATGCTGCGATCTTTCGGAGCCAACCTCCTCCTCACTCCGGGAGCCGAGGGAATGAAGGGCGCCATCAACCGGGCGACCGAGATCTCCGAGAATCCCGAATACTACATGCCGCAGCAGTTCAATAACCCCGCCAACCCCGATATCCATTTCAAGACGACTGGTCCTGAAATCTGGGAAGACACCAATGGCAAGGTTGATATCTTCGTAGCCGGCGTCGGCACTGGGGGCACAATCACGGGTGTGGCGCGTTATCTCAAAAAAGAGAAGAATCACCCGGTCCACACAATCGCCGTTGAGCCAACCGGAAGCCCGGTCCTCTCGGGTGGATCTCCCGGTAAGCACAAGATTCAGGGCATCGGAGCCGGCTTCATCCCGGACAACCTCGACATGTCGCTCGTCGATGAAGTTGTGCAGGTGACCGATGAGGAAGCCTTCGACACCGCTCCGAAGATCGCGACGATGGAAGGCATCACCTGCGGCATCAGCTGCGGAGCCGCCATGGCCGCCGCGTTGAAGGTCGCCGCCCGTCCGGAATCGAAAGGCAAGACCATCGTCGTCGTCCTGCCGGACTCCGGCGAACGCTACCTGTCGACCCCCATGTTCGACTTCACCCGCGAATAA
- a CDS encoding trypsin-like peptidase domain-containing protein codes for MKTVAQQIALAIVCLSATANLASAQQAVLYDFSASWCGPCQQMKPIVHKLEREGFPVQVVDIDQNPNLARQYNVSSIPAFVLVVNGKEVAREVGRTTEGQLRRMLASIPKPAATPSAPPQQMMANTATPQTPHNVVGRGNTGYEQPRLGSPSAFPGNQPPTTPAAPVSQPTAPASPQQYPANPEPFPAETILASNSTAADADAPVIRAQFDERENVTKPTPHIDSRAANVRIRIRDEKGINYGSGTVIDSRPGNTFVLTCGHIFRNVTDSSKIDIDIFVDDRFESFVGTVVKYDLDADVGLISVPTDGALPVARLAQIPSKLSEGDSVISVGCSGGQNPTIESLSVTALNRYTGPDNIECTGVPVQGRSGGGLFNEDNEVVGVCIAADPKEKRGLYAGLQPVVELLEGCGLAHTIRRQTPTGDSQILVQTDASVPAMAEAAAPQAPGPFDAAGDAPVAITPAATASLNPATLQALQAAQGAKLTIIIENPQNPGQPQVVVIPSATPRLLADLTGELNPSQTVVANSSPPATEFIPTEMVTPPQAYAAPTIKRELRIEDRSETMPTDFSAAQPYRRVRQ; via the coding sequence ATGAAAACTGTCGCGCAACAGATCGCGCTGGCGATCGTCTGCCTGTCGGCGACCGCAAATCTGGCCTCTGCTCAGCAAGCCGTCCTTTACGACTTCTCTGCCAGCTGGTGCGGCCCCTGCCAGCAGATGAAGCCCATCGTTCACAAGCTGGAACGGGAAGGCTTTCCCGTCCAGGTCGTTGACATCGATCAGAATCCGAATCTGGCTCGACAGTACAACGTCTCTTCGATCCCGGCCTTTGTGCTGGTCGTCAACGGGAAAGAAGTCGCTCGCGAAGTCGGACGAACCACCGAAGGCCAGCTGAGACGCATGCTCGCCTCAATTCCGAAACCCGCGGCGACTCCCTCTGCTCCGCCCCAGCAGATGATGGCCAACACCGCGACTCCCCAGACGCCGCATAATGTTGTCGGCCGGGGAAATACGGGATACGAACAACCTCGGCTCGGCTCACCATCGGCGTTTCCCGGCAATCAGCCTCCGACAACACCAGCCGCTCCCGTCTCTCAGCCAACTGCTCCAGCGAGTCCTCAGCAGTACCCGGCGAATCCCGAACCATTCCCCGCTGAAACCATTCTCGCGAGCAACTCCACAGCCGCTGACGCCGATGCCCCCGTCATTCGTGCCCAGTTTGACGAACGAGAAAATGTCACCAAACCGACGCCGCACATCGATTCCCGAGCCGCCAACGTCCGCATCCGGATTCGCGACGAAAAGGGAATCAACTACGGCTCAGGAACTGTCATCGATTCCCGACCCGGAAACACGTTTGTCCTGACTTGCGGACACATCTTCCGCAACGTCACCGACTCTTCGAAGATTGACATCGACATTTTCGTAGACGATCGCTTCGAGAGCTTCGTCGGCACCGTGGTGAAGTATGATCTCGACGCCGATGTCGGACTGATCTCCGTGCCGACCGATGGAGCGTTGCCAGTCGCCCGCCTGGCCCAGATTCCATCGAAACTGTCGGAAGGCGACTCGGTCATCAGTGTCGGCTGCAGTGGCGGTCAGAACCCGACGATCGAGTCGTTGTCGGTCACCGCTCTGAATCGCTACACCGGCCCGGACAACATTGAATGCACCGGCGTTCCGGTCCAGGGACGTTCCGGAGGGGGCCTGTTCAACGAAGACAACGAAGTGGTCGGCGTCTGTATCGCAGCCGATCCGAAAGAAAAACGCGGCCTGTATGCCGGACTGCAACCGGTCGTCGAGTTGCTCGAAGGCTGCGGACTGGCTCATACGATTCGTCGTCAGACTCCGACCGGGGACAGCCAGATTCTGGTCCAGACCGACGCCAGTGTCCCCGCAATGGCGGAAGCCGCCGCCCCTCAGGCTCCGGGACCATTCGACGCCGCCGGAGACGCTCCGGTCGCGATTACTCCCGCCGCGACGGCCTCACTTAACCCCGCCACCCTTCAGGCCCTGCAGGCTGCTCAGGGAGCCAAGTTGACGATCATCATCGAAAACCCGCAGAATCCGGGACAGCCGCAAGTGGTCGTCATTCCGTCAGCCACGCCGCGGCTTCTGGCCGACCTGACCGGCGAACTCAATCCGTCGCAGACCGTGGTGGCGAATTCCAGTCCCCCGGCGACCGAGTTCATTCCGACCGAAATGGTTACGCCGCCACAGGCTTACGCCGCTCCGACCATCAAACGGGAACTGCGAATCGAGGATCGATCCGAGACGATGCCGACCGATTTCTCCGCCGCTCAGCCTTACCGCAGGGTCCGCCAGTAA
- the ccsA gene encoding cytochrome c biogenesis protein, giving the protein MEPSADKRIRPANNQSLAFLRPLASLKLSVVLFALGIFLVLAGTLAQSHKDIWDVVHGYFRCWMAWIEFQVFFPKSWAPQFQNVPGGFWFPGGWTIGGLMTLNLLTAHALRFKVQAKGSRLLWGSVVTLIGILLTWAVIVFGTERDSVYETASIDWSKYWNLMCYSLFLPAIGCGIAASKHAGDAAKKVEFYTYSVLSLLFLGTGCFLVAGGESVRLDNSSMRIMWQLIQATFAGGVLLGGCLLLFKKRAGIVLLHAGVLMIMANEVVVYSLHEEGNMILFEGETTNFVQDIRSAELAVIDRSPSDKDVQTVVPSSLLKRRAGDDELLRSEQLPFALRVREYFQNADLKPREADDENPADFGLGKTHTIEPLAGTTGTDSNADYPAAYVDIVDSESGETLHTLLISALASAVDRQDTVEVGDKSYEVSLRFKRVYKDFSMHLIDVRKDDYVGTNTPRNYSSEVRLVDKTRNEDRKIRIWMNNPLRFAGETFYQSGFNQLPRGEMTTLQVVTNEGWMIPYVACMIVAIGMLYQFGVSLMRFLNRLATGKVGGHALDTPESIREFDPVGFALNVVPAVLLLGVCGYWLLSLAKVPQPAAEEFNYYEFGKIPVIYEGRVKPIDTLVRNTLRITSNRESIRMEEKPATEDQPARDAETLSGTQWFLEMIAGSRRALQRPIVKIDNDELLSSLELERRKSHRYTLGELQPKLAELTAATREARELKDKSPGSLSVYQRKVLEFERKFGAIDILAAAFISPQIDIEGENVTEQFMSALARARQLDEREPPLLVPPVEESMGPDDESLKRDEWETYSKAFLNDIIYPTAFKAEANPFSGKFTEIINAYQEGDAATFNKKVREYQSLLKTEKVEDVDMTRVSFETRFNSFAPFFYPGFLYILAFVIAVASWLMPRTILPANWAAIGLILLTFGVHTWAIWARMAISGRPPVTNLYSSAVFIGWAGVLFGMVMEFVFKRGIGNVLASAAGFASLWIAHGLAGDGDTFVVLQAVLDTQFWLSTHVVCVTLGYAATFVAGALGLIYICRRNPIALLGVCGAVAGVLALQGTGIPPLVRNIGPFLLAIPVSIIPMHFLFGAPQVSLSEGMEKALARMIYGTLCFALWFSFVGTVLGGLWADDSWGRFWGWDPKENGALIIVLWNALVLHARWDRMIGTRGLAVLAVAGNITTAWSWFGVNELGVGLHSYGFTEGVLFNLMLFVFSQLTLIVIGLWGKPADADTPAAEPQTLADST; this is encoded by the coding sequence ATGGAACCGTCAGCAGACAAGAGAATCCGACCGGCGAACAATCAATCGCTTGCGTTTCTTCGGCCTCTGGCTTCACTCAAACTGAGTGTCGTCCTGTTCGCGCTGGGGATTTTTCTCGTGCTGGCCGGGACTCTGGCTCAATCGCACAAAGATATCTGGGACGTCGTTCACGGCTACTTCCGCTGCTGGATGGCCTGGATCGAGTTTCAGGTGTTCTTCCCCAAGTCGTGGGCTCCTCAATTCCAGAACGTGCCAGGCGGCTTCTGGTTTCCCGGAGGCTGGACCATCGGCGGCCTGATGACTTTGAACCTGCTCACGGCGCACGCGCTACGTTTCAAAGTGCAGGCAAAAGGATCACGGCTCCTCTGGGGCAGCGTGGTCACGTTGATCGGAATCCTGCTCACCTGGGCGGTAATTGTGTTCGGAACCGAACGCGATTCGGTCTATGAAACGGCCAGCATCGACTGGTCGAAATATTGGAACCTGATGTGTTACAGCCTGTTTCTTCCAGCCATCGGCTGCGGAATCGCGGCCAGTAAGCATGCGGGCGACGCGGCGAAGAAGGTCGAGTTCTACACCTATTCTGTACTGTCGCTGCTGTTCCTGGGAACGGGCTGCTTTTTGGTGGCTGGTGGCGAGTCAGTGCGTCTGGACAACTCATCGATGCGAATTATGTGGCAGCTGATTCAGGCCACGTTCGCGGGCGGTGTGCTGCTGGGCGGCTGCCTGCTGCTCTTCAAGAAACGCGCCGGGATCGTTCTGCTGCATGCCGGCGTGCTGATGATCATGGCCAATGAAGTCGTGGTGTATTCGCTGCACGAAGAAGGGAACATGATTCTCTTCGAAGGCGAAACGACCAACTTCGTGCAGGACATCCGTTCGGCCGAACTGGCCGTGATCGATCGTTCGCCATCGGACAAAGATGTTCAGACTGTCGTGCCGTCTTCGCTGTTGAAGAGGCGTGCCGGAGACGACGAACTTCTCCGCAGCGAACAGTTGCCATTCGCCCTGCGGGTTCGGGAATATTTCCAGAACGCCGACCTGAAACCCCGCGAAGCTGACGACGAGAACCCGGCCGACTTTGGTCTGGGAAAAACGCATACGATTGAACCGCTCGCCGGGACGACGGGAACTGACAGCAACGCCGACTATCCGGCCGCCTACGTCGATATCGTCGACTCGGAATCGGGCGAGACCCTGCACACGCTGCTCATCTCGGCTCTGGCCAGTGCCGTGGATCGTCAGGATACCGTTGAGGTCGGTGACAAATCGTACGAAGTCTCTCTACGGTTCAAGCGAGTCTACAAAGACTTCTCGATGCACCTGATCGACGTCCGAAAAGACGACTACGTCGGAACGAATACGCCCCGCAACTACTCCTCCGAAGTCCGACTGGTCGACAAGACACGCAACGAAGACCGGAAGATCAGGATCTGGATGAACAACCCGCTGCGGTTCGCCGGGGAGACCTTCTATCAGAGTGGGTTCAATCAGTTGCCCCGCGGCGAAATGACAACGCTGCAGGTTGTGACCAACGAGGGTTGGATGATTCCCTACGTTGCCTGCATGATCGTCGCGATTGGCATGCTGTATCAGTTTGGAGTGAGCCTGATGCGGTTTCTGAACCGCCTGGCGACCGGCAAAGTCGGTGGACATGCCCTCGACACGCCGGAATCGATCAGGGAGTTCGATCCGGTCGGCTTTGCCTTAAACGTGGTGCCAGCCGTGCTCTTGCTCGGGGTTTGTGGCTACTGGCTGCTCAGTCTCGCCAAGGTTCCGCAACCTGCGGCTGAAGAATTCAATTACTACGAGTTCGGCAAGATTCCGGTCATCTACGAAGGCCGTGTGAAGCCGATCGATACGCTGGTGCGAAACACGCTGCGGATCACTAGCAATCGGGAATCGATCCGCATGGAAGAGAAACCGGCGACTGAAGATCAGCCGGCTCGTGATGCCGAAACGCTCTCCGGAACCCAGTGGTTCCTGGAAATGATCGCCGGCTCGAGAAGGGCCTTGCAGCGACCGATCGTCAAGATCGACAACGATGAGCTTCTCTCCTCGCTCGAACTGGAACGCAGGAAATCGCACCGTTACACCCTCGGTGAACTTCAGCCGAAACTGGCGGAGCTGACTGCCGCGACGCGGGAAGCCCGCGAGCTCAAAGACAAATCGCCGGGGTCTCTTTCAGTTTATCAGCGGAAGGTTCTCGAATTCGAACGCAAGTTCGGTGCGATCGATATCCTCGCCGCTGCCTTCATTTCGCCGCAGATCGATATCGAAGGCGAGAACGTGACCGAACAGTTCATGTCGGCTCTGGCCCGCGCCCGGCAGCTCGACGAACGCGAACCGCCATTGCTGGTTCCGCCCGTGGAAGAATCGATGGGGCCGGACGACGAAAGTCTCAAGCGAGACGAATGGGAAACCTATTCGAAGGCCTTCCTGAACGACATCATTTATCCAACGGCGTTCAAAGCGGAAGCGAATCCGTTCTCCGGTAAGTTCACGGAGATCATCAACGCGTATCAGGAGGGAGATGCGGCGACGTTCAACAAGAAGGTCCGCGAGTATCAGTCTCTGCTCAAGACGGAGAAGGTCGAAGACGTCGACATGACCCGCGTTTCCTTCGAGACCCGGTTCAACAGTTTCGCTCCGTTCTTCTACCCCGGCTTCCTCTACATCCTGGCCTTCGTGATTGCAGTGGCCAGCTGGCTGATGCCGCGAACAATTCTCCCGGCCAACTGGGCGGCGATCGGATTGATCTTGCTCACATTCGGTGTCCATACATGGGCGATCTGGGCTCGCATGGCGATTTCGGGACGTCCGCCGGTCACGAATCTGTACTCGTCGGCCGTTTTCATCGGCTGGGCCGGGGTGCTGTTCGGCATGGTAATGGAGTTCGTCTTCAAGCGGGGGATCGGGAACGTGCTCGCTTCCGCGGCCGGTTTTGCGTCGCTGTGGATTGCTCATGGACTCGCTGGCGACGGTGATACGTTTGTCGTGCTTCAGGCTGTACTCGATACCCAGTTCTGGTTGAGCACGCATGTGGTCTGTGTCACGCTCGGTTATGCTGCGACATTCGTCGCCGGTGCACTCGGACTCATTTACATCTGCCGCCGAAACCCGATCGCCCTTCTGGGCGTTTGTGGTGCGGTCGCCGGAGTGCTGGCGTTGCAGGGGACCGGCATTCCGCCGCTCGTCCGCAACATCGGTCCGTTCCTGTTGGCGATTCCCGTCAGCATCATACCGATGCACTTCCTGTTCGGGGCACCGCAGGTGTCTCTTTCGGAAGGTATGGAGAAGGCCTTGGCCCGGATGATTTACGGCACGCTCTGCTTTGCCCTCTGGTTCAGCTTTGTCGGAACCGTGCTCGGCGGGTTGTGGGCCGATGATTCCTGGGGCCGCTTCTGGGGTTGGGATCCGAAGGAAAACGGGGCCCTGATTATCGTGCTCTGGAACGCCCTTGTGCTGCATGCCCGCTGGGATCGCATGATCGGTACGCGTGGTCTGGCCGTGCTCGCCGTGGCCGGCAACATCACGACCGCCTGGAGCTGGTTCGGTGTGAACGAGCTGGGTGTCGGGCTGCATTCGTACGGCTTCACCGAAGGGGTGCTGTTTAATCTGATGCTGTTCGTGTTCAGTCAGCTCACGCTGATCGTGATTGGCCTGTGGGGA